In Melitaea cinxia chromosome 11, ilMelCinx1.1, whole genome shotgun sequence, a genomic segment contains:
- the LOC123657577 gene encoding splicing factor 3A subunit 1 — translation MPSIDVLAPPGITPENLPEEPQPAPPAPVIGIIYPPPEVRNIVDKTASFVARNGPEFEARIRQNELGNPKFNFLNSGDPYHAYYQHKVKEIREGKGTDTAPPSIGPPIQRPGLAPATAARQQELLKAAAPAEPAPPRDPPPDFEFIADPPSISALELDIVKLTAQFVARNGRQFLTDLMKKEERNHQFDFLRPQHSLFQYFTRLLEQYTKVLLPPKELVSKLSAEIRSGVLEQVRSRAAWHSHQARRKAADEARIEKERLAYASIDWHDFVVVETVDYPAGEPGDFPPPTTPLEVGARVLAQERGEDITHGNEEDDTEMQLESESESESDEDLAEMEDRTQQQQRPDDNRVQDMEEESSSSDDEGPPEPLRSGEEAPLPPRPDRVVVKKYDPKRARPQPTPANEEWLVSPITGEKIPANKVADHVRIGLLDPRWLEQRDRAAAERSDRDEALAPGAAIEASLKQLAERRTDIFGVGDEETAIGKKIGEEEKRRDERVTWDGHTSSVEAATRAARAHITLEDQIQQIHKVKGLLPDEEKEKIGPKPVPPSARGAVAPRPPPPPAPPRVAAPPAPAPAPVLLQPIPPLMVIPPLAPRPPLIPTPVGAPYGYPVPGVPGAVGGVPVPGAPPEEDEPAAKRARTEDALESEQAWLAAHPGPVPLQVALPAAPERSEWRLDGRTLQLSLPLGAAVAELKNILQRSTNMPTAKQKLHYEGLFFKDTNTLAYYNVPPGAVIQLQVKERGGRKK, via the exons ATGCCTTCAATCGATGTTTTGGCCCCTCCGGGGATAACACCCGAGAATCTCCCAGAAGAGCCGCAACCAGCACCTCCAGCGCCAGTTATAGGCATTATTTATCCTCCACCAGAAGTAAGAA ATATTGTCGACAAGACTGCAAGCTTCGTTGCTCGTAATGGACCCGAGTTTGAAGCTCGTATCAGGCAAAATGAGCTTGGCAATCCAAAATTCAACTTTCTCAATTCTGGGGATCCTTACCATGCTTACTATCAGCATAAAGTTAAAGAAATAAGAGAAGGAAAAG GTACAGATACAGCGCCACCTTCCATAGGACCACCTATTCAACGTCCAGGCCTCGCCCCGGCCACTGCCGCCAGGCAACAGGAGCTTCTCAAGGCAGCAGCCCCAGCTGAGCCAGCTCCCCCTCGCGATCCACCTCCAGACTTTGAGTTCATTGCTGACCCACCTTCCATATCTGCATTGGAACTTGATATTGTTAAACTAACAGCTCAGTTTGTCGCTCGTAATGGTCGGCAATTCTTAACAGACCTGATGAAGAAAGAAGAGAGAAACCATCAGTTCGATTTTCTGCGTCCACAACACTCTCTGTTCCAATATTTTACAAGACTCTTAGAGCAGTATACAAAAGTTCTTTTGCCTCCAAAGGAATTAGTTTCAAAGCTGAGTGCCGAAATACGAAGTGGAGTATTAGAGCAAGTTCGTAGCAGAGCTGCGTGGCACTCTCACCAAGCTAGACGTAAAGCTGCAGATGAAGCGAGAATTGAGAAGGAAAGATTGGCTTATGCCTCCATCGACTGGCACGATTTTGTTGTTGTGGAAACTGTGGATTATCCTGCCGGGGAACCTGGAGATTTTCCCCCACCGACTACACCACTTGAAGTCGGCGCCAGAGTACTAGCACAAGAAAGAGGTGAAGATATCACCCATGGCAATGAAGAAGATGATACGGAGATGCAATTGGAGTCCGAATCAGAATCGGAGTCAGATGAAGACCTTGCCGAAATGGAAGACAGGACGCAACAACAGCAGCGTCCCGATGATAACCGAGTTCAAGATATGGAAGAAGAAAGTTCTTCTTCCGACGATGAAGGCCCTCCAGAACCTTTGCGAAGTGGAGAGGAAGCTCCATTGCCTCCACGACCGGATCGCGTagtagttaaaaaatatgatccGAAACGGGCTCGCCCTCAGCCGACGCCAGCTAATGAAGAATGGTTAGTGTCTCCCATTACTGGGGAGAAGATCCCGGCTAACAAAGTGGCTGATCACGTGAGGATAGGTCTGCTGGACCCTCGCTGGCTGGAACAGAGAGACCGAGCGGCGGCTGAGCGTTCTGACCGTGATGAAGCTTTGGCGCCTGGCGCTGCCATTGAAGCTTCGCTTAAACAG CTAGCCGAACGTCGTACGGATATCTTCGGTGTGGGTGATGAAGAAACGGCCATCGGTAAGAAGATTGGTGAAGAGGAGAAACGTCGCGATGAGCGGGTAACTTGGGACGGACACACGTCCAGTGTCGAAGCCGCTACAAGAGCTGCCCGGGCCCACATTACTTTAGAGGATCAGATTCAACAGATACACAAG GTCAAAGGGCTGTTACCTGATGAGGAGAAAGAGAAGATAGGACCAAAACCTGTGCCTCCATCAGCTCGGGGCGCTGTTGCCCCTCGGCCTCCGCCACCGCCGGCGCCCCCTCGTGTCGCAGCGCCTCCCGCTCCTGCCCCTGCTCCCGTCCTCCTCCAGCCCATTCCACCACTCATGGTTATACCACCATTGGCCCCCCGACCACCGCTCATACCTACCCCAGTTGGTGCTCCTTATGGTTACCCGGTTCCTGGAGTACCGGGTGCTGTTGGAGGTGTTCCAGTACCTGGAGCTCCTCCAGAAGAAGATGAGCCGGCTGCTAAGAGAGCAAGAACCGAGGATGCTTTGGAGTCGGAACAAGCCTGGCTTGCTGCTCATCCTGGACCAGTTCCGTTGCAG GTGGCGCTGCCGGCGGCGCCGGAGCGCAGCGAGTGGCGGCTGGACGGGCGCACGCTGCAGCTGTCGCTGCCGCTGGGCGCCGCCGTGGCCGAGCTCAAGAACATCCTGCAGCGCTCCACCAACATGCCCACCGCCAAGCAGAAGCTGCACTACGAG GGCTTGTTCTTCAAAGATACAAATACATTGGCGTATTACAACGTGCCTCCCGGCGCCGTCATACAGCTGCAAGTGAAGGAGCGCGGTGGAAGGAAGAAATAA